The Acanthochromis polyacanthus isolate Apoly-LR-REF ecotype Palm Island chromosome 5, KAUST_Apoly_ChrSc, whole genome shotgun sequence genome includes a window with the following:
- the tubb1 gene encoding tubulin beta-1 chain, translated as MREIVHLQIGQCGNQIGSKFWEVISEEHGINAVGLYEGESDLQLERVNVYFNEAYGGKYVPRALLVDLEPGTMDSVRGSRIGALFRPDNFIHGNSGAGNNWAKGHYTEGAELVEQVMDRVRNESESCDCLQGFQLVHSLGGGTGSGMGTLLINKIREEYPDRIMNSFSIMPSPKVSDTVVEPYNATLSVHQLLENTDETFCIDNEALYDICFRTLKLTTPTYGDLNHLVSLTMSGVTTSLRFPGQLNADLRKLAVNMVPFPRLHFFMPGFAPLTARGSQQYNALTVPELTQQMFDARNMMTACDPRRGRYLTVAGVFRGKMSTKEVDEQMLAIQQKNSNYFVDWIPHNVKVAVCDIPPRGLRMASTFIGNNTAIQEIFRRLGEQFSLMFRRKAFLHWYTGEGMDELEFTEAESNLNDLVSEYQQYQDATADLDWEPEEEEEEERPSSSVTRQVQSQVEVKLETVAETITETVDE; from the exons ATGCGTGAAATTGTACATCTGCAAATTGGACAGTGTGGCAACCAGATCGGCTCAAAG TTTTGGGAAGTGATCAGTGAAGAACATGGGATCAATGCAGTAGGACTTTACGAAGGAGAGAGTGACCTCCAACTAGAGAGGGTCAACGTCTACTTCAATGAAGCATACG GTGGTAAATATGTTCCCAGGGCCCTGCTTGTGGACCTGGAGCCTGGCACCATGGACAGTGTCAGAGGAAGCCGCATCGGGGCCCTTTTTAGACCAGACAACTTCATCCATG GGAACTCAGGAGCCGGGAACAACTGGGCGAAGGGCCACTATACCGAGGGGGCCGAGCTGGTGGAGCAGGTGATGGACAGAGTGAGGAATGAGAGTGAAAGCTGTGATTGCCTCCAGGGTTTCCAGCTGGTTCACTCACTGGGGGGCGGCACTGGCTCCGGCATGGGAACCCTCCTCATCAACAAGATTCGTGAGGAGTACCCCGACCGCATCATGAACAGCTTCAGCATCATGCCATCGCCCAAAGTCTCTGACACGGTGGTGGAGCCCTACAACGCTACGCTGTCAGTCCACCAGCTCCTGGAGAACACAGACGAGACCTTCTGCATTGACAACGAAGCCCTGTACGACATCTGTTTCCGCACGTTAAAGCTGACCACACCGACCTACGGCGATCTCAACCACTTGGTGTCCTTGACCATGAGTGGGGTCACGACCTCTCTGAGATTTCCGGGACAGCTCAATGCAGACTTGAGGAAGCTTGCTGTGAACATGGTGCCCTTCCCTCGTCTCCATTTCTTCATGCCAGGCTTCGCTCCTCTGACAGCACGTGGCAGCCAGCAGTACAATGCCCTCACTGTGCCCGAGCTCACCCAGCAGATGTTTGATGCCCGCAACATGATGACGGCCTGCGACCCGAGGCGGGGGCGCTACCTCACGGTGGCCGGTGTCTTCCGTGGTAAGATGTCCACCAAAGAGGTAGACGAACAGATGCTTGCAATccagcagaaaaacagcaactaCTTTGTGGACTGGATCCCCCATAACGTCAAGGTTGCCGTGTGTGACATCCCACCACGAGGCCTCAGAATGGCCTCCACGTTCATCGGCAATAACACCGCCATTCAGGAGATATTCCGCCGACTGGGCGAGCAGTTCTCCCTGATGTTCCGACGCAAGGCTTTCCTCCACTGGTACACAGGAGAAGGTATGGATGAATTGGAGTTCACTGAGGCAGAGAGCAACCTCAATGATCTGGTGTCAGAGTACCAGCAGTACCAAGACGCCACCGCTGATCTAGATTgggaaccagaggaggaggaagaagaggagagaccCTCATCATCAGTGACCAGACAGGTTCAGTCTCAGGTGGAGGTTAAACTGGAAACAGTGGCAGAAACGATCACAGAAACTGTAGATGAGTAG